In Bdellovibrionales bacterium, the following proteins share a genomic window:
- a CDS encoding 2,3,4,5-tetrahydropyridine-2,6-dicarboxylate N-succinyltransferase, giving the protein MNRDSQTERAKKIIQLAFGELASTKTNEDFGNDVVEAIQYAIDGLDSGEQRVCTKQGSEWMTQEWLKQAILLYFKINKMKLIEFGEFSFVDKIPLKKWKGTEGVRVVPHALVRKGSFVSPGAILMPSYVNIGAWVGPGTMIDTWATVGSCAQIGANVHLSGGVGIGGVLEPIQASPVIIEDNVFVGSRCIIVEGAVIEEGAVLGAGVTITASTKIIDVTEKNPKISKGRVPKNSVVIPGTTMKDFPAGQFGVPAALIIGQRSESTDKKTSLTKVLRDFEVSV; this is encoded by the coding sequence ATGAACAGGGACAGCCAAACAGAACGTGCAAAAAAAATCATTCAATTGGCCTTTGGCGAATTGGCATCGACGAAAACAAATGAGGACTTCGGAAATGACGTCGTTGAGGCGATCCAATATGCAATCGATGGTCTCGATTCAGGCGAGCAAAGAGTTTGCACAAAACAAGGCTCTGAGTGGATGACTCAAGAATGGCTCAAACAAGCCATTTTGTTATATTTTAAAATCAATAAAATGAAATTAATTGAATTTGGCGAATTCAGTTTTGTCGACAAGATACCATTAAAAAAATGGAAAGGAACTGAAGGCGTCAGAGTTGTTCCTCACGCTCTCGTTCGAAAGGGATCCTTTGTTAGCCCTGGCGCCATACTCATGCCTTCTTACGTGAATATCGGAGCCTGGGTTGGTCCGGGAACGATGATTGACACGTGGGCGACGGTGGGTTCCTGCGCACAAATCGGAGCCAATGTTCACCTCTCCGGTGGAGTTGGAATAGGCGGAGTCCTAGAGCCGATCCAGGCGAGTCCCGTCATCATAGAGGACAACGTGTTTGTGGGCAGTCGCTGCATCATTGTCGAGGGGGCCGTCATTGAAGAGGGGGCTGTTCTTGGTGCGGGAGTAACCATCACAGCCTCTACGAAAATTATCGACGTAACCGAAAAAAATCCAAAGATAAGCAAAGGAAGGGTGCCTAAAAATTCTGTCGTCATCCCGGGAACGACCATGAAGGATTTTCCAGCTGGCCAATTTGGAGTTCCTGCCGCATTGATAATTGGCCAACGTTCCGAATCAACGGACAAAAAGACATCTCTAACGAAAGTGCTCAGAGATTTTGAAGTCTCAGTTTAG
- a CDS encoding DUF502 domain-containing protein: MRTFLGIFGRGLVALLPTFLSVYILIRFFQWADNIIHSLLALLLPESFYIPGMGIVFGVLFIFVLGLSLSHYLGNKAHQLLDRLFRQVPLVKSIYIAIQDLTDYFSPEKGAGGDGQVVAVKWPDSGAQAIGLVTRSDLSGLPSGLDREGRVAVFFPMSYQMGGFTLFLPKTWLTPLDMKVETVMRSALTGWIKKK, from the coding sequence ATGAGGACCTTTTTAGGTATTTTTGGTCGTGGTTTGGTCGCCTTGCTACCAACTTTTTTGTCCGTCTATATTTTGATTCGTTTTTTTCAATGGGCAGATAACATCATTCATAGTTTATTGGCTCTGCTCCTGCCGGAAAGTTTTTATATTCCCGGGATGGGGATTGTCTTCGGAGTTTTATTTATATTTGTCCTGGGCCTTTCCCTTTCTCATTATTTGGGAAATAAAGCGCATCAATTGCTTGATCGCCTGTTTCGTCAGGTCCCGTTGGTAAAGAGCATATACATCGCCATTCAAGATCTGACGGATTATTTCTCTCCAGAAAAAGGCGCGGGGGGAGATGGACAAGTTGTTGCGGTGAAGTGGCCCGACTCGGGCGCTCAAGCAATAGGTCTGGTGACACGGAGTGATTTGTCGGGGCTTCCAAGCGGTTTGGACAGAGAGGGGCGAGTGGCTGTTTTTTTTCCGATGAGTTACCAGATGGGGGGCTTTACTCTTTTTCTTCCGAAGACTTGGTTAACTCCGCTTGATATGAAGGTAGAAACGGTCATGCGTTCAGCACTCACAGGTTGGATAAAAAAGAAATAG
- a CDS encoding SDR family oxidoreductase, which yields MEAVLNKLCVVILGASSGIGEATARELHDRGVRLVLGARREEKLGALARELNSSRASVDFLQVDVGSKDQVDRFMSFALEKMGRIDALVNSAGVMLLSKISDLKVDEWEAMINTNLRGVLYACASVIPHMSKSGSGHIINVSSVGGEKVFPYGAVYCATKFAVNAFSESIHQEFKGAVRCTQICPGMVQTEINDHIVADDLRNANRLAYRIAISPSHVAQAICFALAQPPDVSINKLIIRPSLQSF from the coding sequence ATGGAAGCTGTGCTGAACAAACTCTGCGTTGTCATTTTGGGTGCAAGTAGCGGTATTGGTGAAGCGACGGCGAGAGAGCTGCACGATCGAGGGGTTCGTCTTGTTTTGGGTGCTCGGCGAGAAGAGAAATTGGGTGCTTTGGCTCGAGAGCTAAATTCTTCTCGGGCCTCGGTGGACTTTCTTCAAGTGGATGTCGGATCCAAGGATCAGGTAGACAGATTTATGTCGTTTGCTCTTGAGAAAATGGGACGCATTGATGCGCTCGTCAATAGTGCGGGGGTTATGCTCCTTTCTAAAATCAGTGATTTAAAAGTAGACGAGTGGGAAGCAATGATAAATACCAATTTGAGAGGGGTTCTGTATGCCTGCGCGTCGGTTATCCCTCACATGTCCAAAAGCGGATCGGGTCACATCATCAATGTTTCCTCTGTTGGAGGCGAGAAGGTGTTTCCTTACGGGGCTGTCTATTGTGCAACGAAATTTGCCGTCAATGCCTTTTCAGAGTCAATCCATCAGGAATTCAAGGGGGCTGTTCGCTGCACTCAAATCTGTCCAGGCATGGTCCAAACCGAGATCAATGATCATATCGTTGCAGATGACCTTCGAAACGCAAATCGACTGGCCTACCGTATCGCTATCTCGCCCTCTCATGTGGCGCAGGCCATTTGCTTTGCTCTTGCACAACCTCCCGATGTTTCAATAAATAAATTGATTATTCGGCCTTCGCTTCAGTCATTTTAG
- a CDS encoding glutamate racemase, whose amino-acid sequence MFLEAADRAEFPIAVFDSGVGGLTVLKSLAEDFPQENFLYLGDSARLPYGTKSPLTIRHYVEQNIQFLLSCKVKAIVVACNSASSVLDLDRKIAVPLYEVIGPGARTAYKISQTLSIGIIATRATVNRGAYVRALHELDPRTKVFQQACPLLVPLVEEGWVQDPLTNLVIHRYLSPIATQEIDTLILGCTHYPILKESIAKVMGGGVTLVESGKAISAEIMSNMNEGKLKANPASSGKIEILNTDLDQHIQFTAEKILHPFKAAKFTHVNLVTSDSSKADQTKNF is encoded by the coding sequence ATGTTTCTTGAAGCTGCTGATAGGGCCGAATTTCCAATTGCCGTTTTTGACTCCGGAGTCGGTGGCCTCACCGTGCTCAAATCTCTGGCTGAAGATTTCCCTCAGGAAAATTTCCTTTATTTGGGAGACTCTGCAAGACTTCCTTACGGAACAAAATCACCGCTCACAATTCGCCATTACGTGGAACAAAACATTCAGTTTCTGTTGAGTTGCAAGGTAAAAGCCATCGTGGTTGCTTGCAACTCCGCATCGAGCGTTCTGGATCTCGATAGAAAAATTGCTGTGCCACTTTACGAGGTGATCGGACCAGGAGCACGAACGGCCTATAAAATCTCACAAACTCTCAGCATTGGCATAATTGCCACAAGAGCCACTGTCAACCGAGGGGCATACGTGCGAGCCCTCCACGAACTCGATCCACGCACAAAAGTATTTCAGCAAGCCTGTCCGCTCTTGGTTCCTCTCGTCGAAGAAGGCTGGGTTCAGGACCCCCTCACCAATCTCGTGATCCATCGCTATCTGAGCCCTATAGCCACGCAGGAAATCGACACTCTCATTCTTGGCTGCACCCACTACCCAATCTTGAAAGAATCCATTGCAAAAGTTATGGGTGGCGGAGTGACTCTCGTCGAATCTGGGAAAGCAATTAGCGCCGAAATAATGAGCAACATGAACGAAGGGAAATTAAAAGCGAACCCCGCAAGCTCCGGAAAAATCGAGATACTCAATACCGACCTTGACCAGCACATACAATTCACAGCCGAAAAAATATTGCATCCCTTTAAGGCCGCAAAATTCACGCACGTAAATCTCGTAACTTCGGATAGCTCCAAGGCCGACCAAACGAAGAATTTTTAA
- a CDS encoding MCE family protein, whose translation MIVKLTRYERMAGLFLVGAIVGSIAVTIGVAAKKGWFSRKIYYETNLENAEGIHPGTMVQVSGLRAGEVSEVELLSNEQVMVKFRVLEKFSVRVKEDSRIQVVRPFLIGEKVLDLSVGSDESAEIHEGGRVHSRPSVDLMDLVSGKRMNEFLASISGFVESFRILSRAFADPRRSEAFVNTMDRIEPLVINMNAMSLGVTKMTQALNREGRMELMAGSLASLTNELKVILPDLTREAPQIGKQLGQFVTSMTILAKEFEVLAPALREVAPDLPQTSRRAVEALNEAVVLLKAMQKSFFLRGSVKEVIDEEKQRSPSSENDSDVNSGFGKK comes from the coding sequence GTGATCGTTAAACTCACTCGGTATGAAAGGATGGCTGGTCTTTTCCTGGTAGGGGCCATCGTGGGATCCATTGCTGTAACGATTGGTGTTGCTGCAAAAAAGGGATGGTTCTCCAGAAAGATCTATTACGAGACAAATTTGGAAAATGCCGAGGGAATACATCCCGGAACGATGGTTCAAGTCTCAGGCTTGCGTGCCGGAGAAGTGAGCGAAGTCGAGCTATTAAGTAACGAGCAAGTAATGGTAAAATTTAGAGTTCTTGAGAAGTTTTCTGTGCGAGTGAAAGAAGACAGTCGCATTCAGGTTGTGAGGCCATTTTTGATTGGAGAGAAGGTATTGGATTTGTCGGTTGGCTCAGATGAGTCAGCAGAAATCCATGAAGGTGGGCGCGTGCATTCTCGTCCTTCGGTTGACTTGATGGATCTGGTTTCAGGAAAAAGAATGAACGAATTTCTAGCAAGTATCAGTGGCTTTGTTGAAAGTTTTCGAATTCTGAGTCGGGCCTTCGCTGATCCACGGAGGTCAGAGGCCTTTGTTAATACGATGGATCGGATAGAGCCCCTTGTTATTAATATGAATGCCATGTCACTTGGTGTAACAAAGATGACTCAGGCCCTCAATCGAGAGGGACGAATGGAGCTAATGGCAGGAAGTTTGGCAAGTTTGACCAACGAGCTCAAGGTGATTCTTCCGGATCTCACCAGGGAAGCACCCCAAATTGGAAAGCAGTTGGGTCAATTTGTGACGAGTATGACTATTTTGGCCAAAGAATTTGAGGTCCTTGCGCCGGCTCTTCGGGAGGTGGCACCTGATCTGCCTCAAACCAGCCGGCGAGCAGTCGAAGCTTTAAATGAAGCTGTTGTTCTTTTAAAGGCCATGCAGAAATCCTTTTTTCTACGTGGAAGTGTAAAAGAAGTCATCGATGAAGAAAAACAGAGGTCTCCTTCTTCAGAAAACGACTCAGATGTGAATTCAGGTTTTGGAAAGAAGTAG
- a CDS encoding succinylglutamate desuccinylase/aspartoacylase family protein produces MKSFIFGQSELNLPIIGYQVGQGGPNVLILGGVHGDESEGTVAASALLGRLAKGSVPCLRLTIVPLFNVDGILSGQRQNANGVDLNRNLPTQDWTASVENPRYFPGKSANSELENQALTGWIERIQPTFILSLHSWKPMLNVNGDCRNVAEVISRLTGYEIQDSIGYPTPGCLGTYCGLERNMPTLTYEIERGLSHKSVVQIHVPAILEALKVLEV; encoded by the coding sequence GTGAAAAGTTTTATATTTGGTCAATCGGAATTGAATCTGCCAATTATCGGGTATCAAGTTGGCCAGGGAGGTCCGAATGTGTTGATTTTAGGGGGTGTGCACGGCGACGAAAGCGAAGGAACGGTCGCTGCATCAGCCCTCCTCGGAAGACTCGCCAAAGGATCGGTGCCATGCCTGAGGCTCACCATTGTTCCTTTGTTTAACGTAGACGGTATTCTCAGTGGTCAACGGCAAAATGCCAATGGGGTCGATCTCAATCGCAATCTCCCCACTCAAGATTGGACAGCATCTGTTGAGAACCCCCGCTATTTTCCGGGGAAGTCCGCGAATAGCGAACTCGAAAACCAGGCGCTCACTGGATGGATCGAGAGGATCCAGCCCACCTTTATCCTCAGCCTGCATTCTTGGAAGCCAATGCTCAATGTAAACGGAGATTGCAGAAATGTAGCCGAAGTCATTTCTCGACTGACAGGCTATGAAATCCAAGACAGCATCGGCTACCCAACTCCAGGTTGCCTCGGCACCTATTGCGGATTAGAACGCAACATGCCAACACTCACATACGAGATAGAACGCGGACTCAGTCATAAAAGCGTGGTGCAAATCCACGTGCCCGCCATTCTGGAGGCACTCAAGGTTCTCGAAGTTTGA
- a CDS encoding RidA family protein: MSKRIIETKSAPAPVGPYSQAVEIGDTLYCSGQIAIDPTTGEVLTGDVKAQTERVMKNIEAVLAAASLNFSNVVKTTIYLINMGDFAQVNEVYGRYFKSSPPARSTVAVSGLPKGVSVEIEVLAKRS; encoded by the coding sequence ATGTCAAAGCGTATCATTGAAACCAAATCAGCGCCAGCTCCTGTGGGGCCTTACTCGCAAGCCGTTGAAATCGGGGATACTCTCTATTGTTCGGGGCAAATTGCAATTGATCCGACGACAGGAGAGGTGTTAACCGGAGATGTAAAAGCTCAGACAGAGAGAGTGATGAAGAACATTGAGGCTGTATTGGCAGCTGCGAGTTTAAATTTTTCAAATGTGGTAAAAACCACAATCTATTTGATCAATATGGGCGATTTTGCCCAGGTGAACGAAGTCTACGGCAGGTATTTTAAATCCTCGCCGCCCGCGAGATCAACGGTGGCCGTGTCAGGTTTGCCAAAGGGAGTCAGTGTGGAGATCGAAGTTCTGGCGAAAAGGTCCTGA
- a CDS encoding alanine racemase, with the protein MDFFYRNNELGFLSGKVFFSLNDIASRAKRPVYVYHLDSILQRYQRFVEAFQGDVLVCYAVKANSHPVLLRALAQKGAGADVVSGGEIKLALSCGFPGSRMVFSGVGKEKYEIQLALENRIKQINVESPSELRRIGQVARSLGVQANVAFRLNPDVNPDTHPYIRTGFRENKFGMDESFVSELKRILTEFSRELKLVGLSLHIGSQIRDLGPIEEAVRKSLPLFKSLRESGHPLNGFDVGGGLGIDYHQDNPSSQGGQGPKGKHKNLRCRRSHLRIS; encoded by the coding sequence ATGGACTTTTTTTATCGCAACAATGAGCTTGGATTTCTATCAGGGAAAGTTTTTTTTTCGCTAAATGATATCGCATCCAGAGCGAAGCGTCCGGTGTATGTCTATCATTTGGATTCTATCCTACAGCGCTATCAGCGCTTCGTCGAAGCCTTTCAAGGGGATGTCCTCGTCTGTTATGCCGTCAAGGCGAACTCCCATCCTGTTTTGCTGAGGGCCTTGGCGCAAAAAGGGGCTGGCGCTGATGTTGTTTCTGGAGGCGAAATAAAACTGGCTCTGTCCTGCGGTTTTCCTGGGAGCCGAATGGTCTTTTCCGGAGTTGGAAAAGAAAAATACGAAATTCAATTGGCCCTTGAAAATAGAATCAAGCAGATCAACGTTGAGAGTCCCTCAGAATTGAGGCGAATTGGACAGGTTGCAAGATCTTTGGGAGTTCAGGCCAATGTTGCCTTTCGATTGAACCCCGATGTGAATCCGGACACACATCCCTATATTCGAACAGGCTTTAGGGAAAACAAATTTGGAATGGATGAAAGTTTTGTCTCTGAATTAAAGAGAATTTTAACAGAGTTCTCTCGAGAACTGAAGCTCGTGGGGCTGAGTTTGCACATAGGGTCTCAGATTCGTGACTTAGGCCCTATCGAAGAGGCCGTGCGAAAATCTTTGCCATTGTTTAAATCTTTACGTGAGTCAGGTCATCCTCTAAATGGTTTTGATGTGGGCGGAGGATTGGGTATTGATTATCATCAAGACAATCCTTCCTCTCAAGGAGGGCAGGGTCCCAAAGGAAAACATAAAAACTTACGATGTCGTAGGTCCCATCTGCGAATCAGCTGA
- a CDS encoding YdcF family protein: MQRGILFAGVFVSGLGAWAFYEESLKISGQTVTSWEEDHAADCAVVLTGGAGRVREGFDLLAHKKIKKLVISGVYPHATLREIFPQWPYYGVLDQRNIILEKRSGTTYGNAQQSLPLIEALHCRDLILITSRIHMYRSMRIFSSVFPESFPIYPRSIVQGSYETPFPELAIEVMKSLFYSLWAY, from the coding sequence CTGCAAAGGGGAATTCTTTTTGCTGGTGTATTTGTTTCTGGCTTAGGGGCCTGGGCCTTCTATGAAGAATCGCTTAAGATTTCTGGACAAACGGTGACAAGCTGGGAAGAAGATCACGCGGCGGATTGCGCGGTTGTCCTGACTGGGGGTGCTGGGCGCGTCCGCGAAGGTTTTGATCTTTTGGCTCACAAAAAAATTAAGAAATTGGTTATATCTGGGGTCTATCCTCACGCGACCCTGCGGGAGATTTTTCCTCAGTGGCCCTATTATGGCGTTTTAGACCAACGTAATATCATTTTGGAAAAAAGATCTGGCACAACTTACGGAAACGCTCAGCAGAGCTTGCCCTTGATCGAGGCTCTTCATTGCAGGGACTTGATCTTAATTACCTCAAGAATTCATATGTATCGTTCTATGAGAATCTTTTCGTCTGTTTTTCCGGAGTCTTTTCCTATTTATCCCCGGTCCATCGTGCAGGGTAGCTATGAGACGCCTTTTCCAGAATTGGCGATCGAAGTGATGAAATCTCTCTTTTATTCGCTTTGGGCCTACTAA
- a CDS encoding ABC transporter permease, with translation MTVQFFLRYLFSKRAGALIRTISWICVFGIGLGVMSLIVVLSVMNGFNGTIRDRLLAVDPHLVVGSIVSDNRDSAEIRSSLIELQSEFAQVRSVDTDLVESQDVILKTLEGTFGGAIAKGMDVGDLQNILVSIQKVGQRHKGHYGEVEIRSASEKSGADPAKDSGHSSLNESKESEEIVRVKELARLGPKEVILGSDLARSLRILEGDQIMVIPPESLLKPKGEAQVYETVTVKALLNSRVADIDSKFMFYRLGQTLGQFKKSASREINLELRFKDPGDHVLYEGDLHKRGFRTSNWIERNEALFFALKMEKLAMTIFLALSALITCFSIITVLVLLLTQKRRDLGILMAMGLSQTRTRWIFTRVGMILSLTGMLGGLGLGLGLCWALDKYPIDLLPDIYYDSSIPVLVTRQLVYFVIFISVIVAFVSSYFPARANTVRWPALALRRGNK, from the coding sequence ATGACGGTTCAATTTTTCTTGCGATATTTATTTTCAAAGAGGGCTGGGGCACTTATTCGGACCATTTCTTGGATCTGTGTGTTTGGAATTGGTCTGGGTGTCATGTCTTTGATTGTTGTTTTGAGTGTTATGAATGGTTTTAATGGAACCATACGAGATCGATTGCTCGCAGTGGATCCTCACTTGGTTGTTGGGTCGATTGTTTCCGACAATAGAGATTCAGCTGAGATTCGAAGCTCCCTGATTGAATTGCAAAGTGAATTTGCACAAGTTCGGAGCGTGGATACGGATTTGGTTGAAAGCCAAGATGTGATTTTGAAAACACTCGAGGGAACCTTTGGAGGCGCCATCGCCAAGGGGATGGATGTAGGCGACTTACAGAATATTCTTGTCAGCATTCAGAAAGTTGGCCAAAGACACAAGGGTCATTATGGAGAGGTAGAAATCAGAAGTGCTTCGGAGAAGAGTGGCGCAGATCCTGCGAAGGATTCTGGACACAGTTCTCTCAACGAATCTAAAGAATCTGAGGAAATAGTTAGAGTTAAGGAACTTGCTCGCCTTGGCCCAAAGGAAGTTATTTTGGGTTCTGATTTAGCCCGCTCACTTCGCATTCTTGAGGGAGATCAGATCATGGTAATACCTCCTGAGTCCTTATTGAAGCCGAAGGGAGAAGCTCAAGTTTATGAAACAGTGACAGTGAAGGCTCTTCTCAATTCGAGAGTGGCCGACATAGACAGCAAATTTATGTTTTATCGCCTGGGGCAGACCCTTGGGCAATTCAAGAAATCAGCGAGCAGGGAGATCAATCTTGAACTGCGCTTTAAAGATCCAGGCGATCACGTTCTTTATGAAGGCGACCTTCACAAGAGGGGATTTCGAACCTCGAATTGGATTGAGCGCAATGAAGCTCTTTTTTTCGCCCTAAAGATGGAGAAATTGGCAATGACTATATTTCTTGCTTTAAGCGCATTGATAACCTGCTTTTCAATCATTACAGTTTTGGTCCTATTGCTGACCCAAAAGCGACGCGATCTTGGCATCTTGATGGCTATGGGATTGAGTCAGACGAGAACGAGATGGATCTTTACACGCGTTGGAATGATTTTGAGTTTGACTGGGATGCTGGGAGGCTTAGGATTGGGTCTTGGTTTATGTTGGGCGCTTGACAAATATCCCATCGATTTACTGCCCGATATTTACTACGATTCATCGATACCAGTTCTTGTCACACGACAATTGGTTTATTTCGTCATATTTATTTCGGTGATTGTGGCTTTTGTCAGTTCTTATTTTCCCGCCCGGGCCAATACGGTGAGATGGCCCGCTTTGGCACTGAGGCGCGGAAACAAATAG
- a CDS encoding ATP-binding cassette domain-containing protein, which translates to MDFEFQKGESYWIKGGPGSGKSTLLKLLVGLVQATAGDMVINGDGFRQMSFEEFLPYRKQIGYSFDLGGLISNCTLFDNLMLPLAYHHFMPSEEARSWVHQLAEEFEISPVLHLRPSRVSGSNKKATIVARSLVMKPRVLLLDDPTTGISGSRVSKLAEIIHEGRTNGQIDFIFFVSEDMPFVRKIATRTIEIKDQRIYQTEAVQSGFIIVEKKRVM; encoded by the coding sequence ATGGATTTTGAGTTTCAAAAAGGTGAATCATATTGGATAAAGGGTGGTCCCGGCAGTGGCAAATCAACTCTATTAAAATTGCTCGTTGGACTGGTTCAGGCAACTGCAGGCGATATGGTCATAAATGGGGACGGTTTTCGACAAATGAGCTTTGAAGAATTTCTTCCGTATCGAAAACAGATTGGGTACAGCTTTGATCTGGGAGGGCTTATCTCAAATTGCACACTGTTCGACAATCTCATGTTGCCCCTCGCCTATCATCACTTTATGCCTTCCGAGGAAGCGAGATCGTGGGTCCATCAACTGGCAGAAGAATTTGAAATTTCTCCAGTCTTACACTTGCGACCCAGTCGTGTTTCAGGAAGCAACAAGAAGGCAACAATAGTGGCTCGCTCTTTAGTAATGAAACCGAGAGTTTTGCTTCTGGATGATCCCACAACTGGGATATCGGGTTCAAGAGTATCAAAGTTGGCAGAAATAATTCATGAGGGCAGAACGAACGGCCAAATTGATTTTATCTTTTTTGTATCGGAAGATATGCCATTTGTCAGAAAAATTGCAACCCGGACAATTGAAATCAAGGATCAGCGAATTTATCAGACGGAAGCAGTGCAATCTGGATTCATTATTGTAGAGAAAAAGAGGGTCATGTGA
- a CDS encoding organic solvent tolerance protein, with translation MRLIAVLFVCLACCLKGQAKNLTNRLGVGYADQFAEELPSLAVRYYPNQNLGLSASLGVDTHKDSSRFGFMARVHRVIFMEDNLNFYMGTGAGILSVELSGATSSGFEVSGFFGSEFFLPGLDSLAFIFEAGVGVTSISSEIRFRTMGNSPIRAGMVFYF, from the coding sequence ATTAGACTTATTGCCGTATTATTTGTTTGCCTTGCTTGTTGTTTGAAAGGGCAGGCAAAGAATCTGACCAACCGCCTTGGTGTTGGATACGCAGATCAGTTTGCGGAGGAGCTTCCCAGTCTTGCCGTACGATACTACCCAAACCAGAATCTCGGTTTGTCTGCGTCCTTGGGAGTCGACACCCATAAAGACAGTTCGCGGTTTGGATTTATGGCACGAGTTCATCGTGTGATCTTTATGGAAGACAATTTGAATTTCTACATGGGAACCGGGGCGGGAATTTTGAGTGTTGAACTGTCAGGAGCAACCAGCTCTGGATTTGAGGTCAGTGGATTTTTTGGTTCTGAATTTTTCCTTCCAGGATTGGATTCTTTGGCATTCATTTTTGAGGCGGGAGTTGGTGTCACCTCGATTTCAAGTGAAATTCGTTTTCGAACAATGGGGAACAGTCCAATCAGGGCTGGAATGGTCTTTTATTTTTAA
- a CDS encoding aspartate kinase: MAGFQGVTEGHQITTLGRGGGDTTALALAAAVGLDVCEIYTDVPAIFTADPRLVPMAREIDVLSFEEMMEMATLGSKVLHFRSVEIAAKYNVKIHLRSAFETREGTWVVPEGEKMETPVVSSITHDASVVVLKLFPVPFGAKFLADLFEKLAERGVVVDIITQSQNEEGQRVAFSVPEDDLNMALEVVASVVGPKTQVVPMRGMAKLSAVGVGMANHPGVASRYFRILDKVNVPVHLVTTSDIKISAVIEREKLGEAARALHTEFGLDCEARV, from the coding sequence GTGGCCGGGTTTCAGGGCGTTACAGAAGGACATCAAATAACTACATTAGGTAGAGGTGGAGGAGACACGACGGCCTTGGCGCTTGCGGCAGCGGTTGGTTTGGATGTCTGTGAAATCTATACAGATGTCCCAGCTATATTTACTGCTGATCCGCGTTTGGTGCCAATGGCTCGCGAAATAGACGTGTTGAGTTTTGAAGAAATGATGGAAATGGCTACTTTGGGTTCTAAAGTTCTGCATTTTCGAAGCGTTGAAATTGCGGCCAAATACAATGTGAAAATCCACCTGAGGTCTGCTTTTGAAACTCGAGAGGGGACCTGGGTGGTCCCAGAAGGAGAGAAGATGGAAACTCCAGTTGTGTCTTCAATAACTCATGACGCGTCTGTGGTTGTATTGAAGCTTTTTCCTGTTCCGTTTGGAGCTAAGTTTTTGGCCGATCTTTTTGAAAAGCTCGCAGAAAGAGGAGTCGTGGTCGACATCATCACTCAGAGCCAAAATGAAGAGGGGCAAAGAGTTGCTTTTTCAGTTCCCGAAGATGATTTGAACATGGCGCTCGAAGTGGTGGCGTCCGTAGTCGGTCCTAAAACTCAGGTGGTTCCGATGAGAGGAATGGCCAAGCTTTCAGCCGTTGGAGTCGGTATGGCAAATCATCCGGGAGTGGCCTCAAGGTATTTTCGAATTCTTGATAAAGTGAATGTACCCGTTCATCTTGTAACGACTTCCGATATTAAAATCAGTGCCGTGATTGAGCGGGAGAAGTTGGGAGAGGCCGCAAGGGCTTTGCATACCGAATTTGGCTTGGACTGTGAGGCGAGGGTTTGA